A single genomic interval of Microbacterium sp. BLY harbors:
- a CDS encoding bifunctional 4-hydroxy-2-oxoglutarate aldolase/2-dehydro-3-deoxy-phosphogluconate aldolase: MRPTPSDTLTRTGVLAVLRAPDASLYEPVVRTLAESGIRCIELTLTTPGTIAALPRLIAAAGEAEIGVGTVREEHEARAAIDAGARFLVSPGIMPGVAEAAAAGEVPVYPGAMTPTEVDAAWRLGAAAVKIFPAATVGPDYIGQLRGPFPDVRTLPSGGIALDEIPAWIAAGCIAVSLGGPLLGDAFAGGSLVALRDRAEQALAAVARGRGA, encoded by the coding sequence ATGCGCCCCACCCCGTCCGACACCCTCACCCGCACCGGCGTGCTGGCCGTGCTCCGCGCGCCCGACGCGAGCCTGTACGAGCCCGTGGTGCGGACCCTCGCCGAGAGCGGCATCCGCTGCATCGAGCTGACCCTGACGACCCCGGGCACGATCGCCGCCCTGCCCCGGCTCATCGCAGCGGCGGGCGAGGCGGAGATCGGGGTGGGGACGGTCCGGGAGGAGCACGAGGCGCGCGCCGCGATCGACGCCGGCGCCCGCTTCCTCGTCTCGCCGGGGATCATGCCCGGGGTGGCGGAGGCGGCCGCCGCCGGGGAGGTGCCGGTCTACCCGGGCGCGATGACGCCGACCGAGGTGGACGCCGCGTGGCGGCTCGGCGCGGCGGCGGTGAAGATCTTCCCCGCCGCGACCGTGGGTCCCGACTACATCGGGCAGCTGCGCGGACCCTTCCCGGACGTGCGTACGCTGCCCTCGGGCGGCATCGCCCTGGACGAGATCCCCGCATGGATCGCCGCCGGCTGCATCGCGGTGAGCCTGGGCGGCCCGCTCCTGGGGGATGCGTTCGCCGGCGGCAGTCTCGTCGCCCTCCGCGATCGCGCTGAGCAGGCGCTCGCGGCCGTCGCCCGCGGACGCGGCGCGTGA
- a CDS encoding GNAT family N-acetyltransferase, giving the protein MNDDAEIGVRLARREELATCAETLAAAFRDYPWTRHVIPEDDYDARLAALQRLYLGYAHDQGIVAVAGEGAGAIALLRPDAAEPEAALIAQVVALHGDRLDRLDQTPSPAGAWRLETLGVHPGRQGRGIASLLLRFALDEVARRGGGSVVLDTSDARNVRLYERHGFRTTTRTDADGAPPVWRMTALVSADSPGGSSA; this is encoded by the coding sequence ATGAACGACGACGCGGAGATCGGGGTGCGCCTCGCCCGGCGCGAGGAGCTGGCGACCTGTGCCGAGACGCTCGCCGCCGCCTTCCGCGACTATCCCTGGACCCGGCACGTGATCCCCGAGGACGACTACGACGCCCGGCTCGCGGCCCTGCAGCGCCTGTACCTCGGGTACGCGCACGACCAGGGCATCGTCGCGGTCGCCGGCGAGGGCGCGGGCGCCATCGCGCTCCTCCGCCCGGACGCCGCGGAACCGGAGGCCGCCCTCATCGCGCAGGTGGTGGCGCTGCACGGCGACCGCCTCGACCGCCTCGACCAGACCCCCTCCCCCGCAGGCGCCTGGCGGCTGGAGACCCTCGGCGTGCACCCCGGGCGGCAGGGGCGCGGGATCGCCTCGCTCCTCCTCCGCTTCGCGCTCGACGAAGTCGCACGCCGCGGCGGCGGATCGGTGGTGCTGGACACCTCGGACGCGCGCAACGTGCGCCTCTACGAGCGTCACGGGTTCCGGACGACCACCCGCACCGATGCCGACGGCGCACCTCCGGTCTGGCGCATGACGGCGCTCGTGTCCGCGGACTCCCCCGGCGGGTCCTCCGCCTGA
- a CDS encoding amino acid ABC transporter ATP-binding protein, producing MITVTDLRLSFGATEVLHGITCDVAEGEVVCIIGASGSGKSTLLRCMNGLETPSHGSVEVNGHLLTAKERRADLAAVRRDVGMVFQQFNLFPHLTARENVTLAPRKVLGIGASEAAARADALLAKVGLAAKADAYPGNLSGGQAQRVAIARALAMQPRVMLFDEPTSALDPEIVGEVLSVMKGLAQEGMTMVVVTHEIGFAREVADRVIYMDDGRIVESGTPQQLLSHAQTERARAFLGKVL from the coding sequence ATGATCACTGTCACCGACCTGCGGCTCAGCTTCGGCGCCACGGAGGTGCTGCACGGGATCACGTGCGACGTCGCCGAAGGCGAGGTCGTCTGCATCATCGGGGCGTCCGGCTCCGGCAAGAGCACCCTGCTGCGCTGCATGAACGGGCTGGAGACGCCCAGCCACGGCAGCGTCGAGGTGAACGGGCACCTGCTCACCGCGAAGGAGCGCCGGGCCGACCTCGCCGCCGTCCGCCGCGATGTCGGCATGGTGTTCCAGCAGTTCAACCTCTTCCCGCACCTCACGGCGCGGGAGAACGTCACGCTCGCCCCGCGCAAGGTGCTCGGCATCGGGGCGTCGGAGGCCGCCGCGCGGGCCGACGCCCTGCTGGCGAAGGTCGGACTGGCCGCCAAGGCCGACGCCTACCCGGGCAACCTGTCCGGCGGGCAGGCCCAGCGCGTCGCGATCGCCCGCGCCCTCGCGATGCAGCCGCGCGTGATGCTCTTCGACGAGCCGACCTCGGCGCTGGACCCCGAGATCGTCGGCGAGGTCCTCTCTGTGATGAAGGGGCTCGCGCAGGAGGGCATGACGATGGTCGTCGTCACGCACGAGATCGGCTTCGCCCGCGAGGTCGCCGACCGCGTCATCTACATGGACGACGGACGCATCGTCGAGAGCGGCACCCCGCAGCAGCTGCTGTCCCACGCGCAGACCGAGCGGGCGCGGGCGTTCCTCGGGAAGGTGCTCTGA
- a CDS encoding amidohydrolase family protein has translation MVDLLIRGATVIDGTGAEPFPADVGIVDDRIAVVAPEAGIAAAAELDAGGLVLTPGLIDPHSHSDWSVLGNRDALSTVHQGVTTEVVGNCGVTYAPIADGDEETARRALAAFGYDGEVRWRSFADLLAVVHDGGTAQNLAWFVGHTGLRRAAERTEGDLVGTMERHLHEALDAGALGFSSGLEYGAGRNASTPELEALARVAGRHDAMYASHIRNRDTALAEAVAEFFRVVHAGELRAQLSHLNVRHDTGAHEGAWEEAVARLESERRSGVDVLADMTPYPDGIGLAAGLLPDWLLSAGEEAAAAALRDPAVRARVRADADRYWRFVHRGQWERVRLAVSPATPDWEGLILPEIAAANGTDEWDAYFDIMAASGGDLGAVQFMGALFHPDHVAEAVRHERFLLGVDGFTSRRDGVLGARTPHPLFFHGSQHFLSHHALRAGTLTLEEAVHKMTGAVARHFRLRDRGVVADGAFADLVLWDPELLRATDTFVLPETYATAARHVWVNGTPVVSSGARTVHRPGIRLERADVL, from the coding sequence GTGGTCGACCTCCTCATCCGCGGGGCGACCGTCATCGACGGCACCGGAGCGGAGCCGTTCCCGGCCGACGTGGGGATCGTCGACGATCGCATCGCGGTCGTCGCGCCCGAGGCCGGCATCGCCGCCGCCGCGGAGCTCGACGCGGGCGGCCTGGTCCTCACCCCCGGGCTCATCGACCCGCACAGCCACAGCGACTGGTCGGTCCTCGGCAACCGCGATGCACTGAGCACGGTGCATCAGGGGGTGACGACCGAGGTCGTGGGCAACTGCGGCGTCACGTACGCGCCGATCGCCGACGGCGACGAGGAGACCGCCCGCCGGGCGCTCGCGGCCTTCGGCTACGACGGTGAGGTGCGCTGGCGGTCGTTCGCCGACCTTCTCGCCGTCGTGCACGACGGCGGCACGGCGCAGAACCTCGCCTGGTTCGTCGGGCACACGGGTCTGCGTCGCGCCGCCGAGCGGACGGAGGGCGACCTCGTTGGCACCATGGAGCGGCACCTCCACGAGGCGCTCGACGCCGGCGCGCTCGGTTTCAGCTCCGGCCTGGAGTACGGCGCGGGGCGCAACGCCTCGACGCCGGAGCTGGAGGCGCTCGCTCGCGTGGCGGGACGCCACGACGCCATGTACGCCAGCCACATCCGCAACCGGGACACGGCGCTCGCGGAGGCCGTGGCGGAGTTCTTCCGCGTCGTCCACGCCGGGGAGCTGCGCGCGCAGCTGTCGCATCTGAACGTGCGGCACGACACCGGCGCCCACGAGGGGGCGTGGGAGGAGGCGGTGGCCCGGCTGGAGAGCGAGCGCCGGTCCGGGGTCGACGTCCTCGCGGACATGACCCCCTATCCCGACGGCATCGGGCTCGCCGCGGGACTGCTGCCCGACTGGCTGCTCTCGGCCGGGGAGGAGGCCGCGGCCGCCGCCCTCCGCGATCCGGCGGTGCGTGCGCGGGTGCGTGCGGACGCCGACCGGTACTGGCGCTTCGTGCACCGGGGTCAGTGGGAGCGCGTCCGGCTGGCGGTGAGCCCGGCCACCCCCGACTGGGAGGGGCTGATCCTCCCGGAGATCGCGGCGGCGAACGGGACGGACGAATGGGACGCCTACTTCGACATCATGGCGGCGTCGGGTGGCGACCTCGGAGCCGTGCAGTTCATGGGAGCGCTGTTCCATCCCGACCACGTCGCCGAGGCGGTGCGCCATGAGCGCTTCCTCCTCGGCGTGGACGGCTTCACGTCCCGCCGGGACGGCGTCCTCGGTGCCCGGACCCCGCACCCCCTGTTCTTCCACGGCTCCCAGCACTTCCTGAGCCATCACGCCCTGCGCGCGGGCACCCTCACGCTGGAGGAGGCCGTGCACAAGATGACCGGCGCGGTCGCGCGGCACTTCCGCCTCCGCGACCGGGGCGTCGTCGCCGACGGGGCCTTCGCCGACCTGGTCCTGTGGGACCCCGAACTGCTGCGGGCGACGGACACCTTCGTCCTGCCCGAGACCTACGCCACCGCCGCCCGCCACGTCTGGGTGAACGGCACCCCGGTGGTCTCGTCGGGAGCGCGCACCGTGCACCGACCCGGAATCCGACTGGAGAGAGCCGATGTCCTCTGA
- a CDS encoding transcriptional regulator translates to MSHPRREIDALIHSPVRFSLLAALRNLEDVDFRFLADLLEVSDSTLSQALTALADAGLVTVRKEASGRRTRTWVGITDAGRAAFARHLATLQAIIDAGAATERTPE, encoded by the coding sequence ATGAGTCACCCCCGCCGGGAGATCGACGCCCTCATCCACTCCCCGGTGAGGTTCTCCCTGCTGGCCGCCCTGCGCAACCTGGAGGACGTCGACTTCCGGTTCCTCGCCGACCTCCTCGAGGTCAGCGACTCGACGCTGTCGCAGGCGCTCACCGCGCTCGCCGACGCCGGCCTCGTCACCGTGCGGAAGGAGGCCTCCGGTCGCCGCACGCGCACCTGGGTCGGCATCACGGACGCCGGCCGCGCCGCCTTCGCCCGCCACCTCGCCACACTCCAGGCGATCATCGACGCGGGCGCCGCCACCGAGAGGACACCGGAATGA
- a CDS encoding amino acid ABC transporter permease: MQLFFGDLIPHAPELLAGLGISILITLAAVLIGSPLGVAVYLLRASRLPVLRAIGAAYVEVIRNTPLLLQLYLIYFALPSVGVNFDPITAGILALSVNNSAYLAEIYRAGFEAIPRGQIEAADALGLSRRTTFFHVRLVPALRNVLPSLTNQVILLFLASSIASIVAVPELMHVMMGITTSTFRTIETFVVGGLLYFLVAFLIAGASRLLETRGIRWKVA; encoded by the coding sequence ATGCAACTGTTCTTCGGGGACCTCATCCCCCATGCGCCCGAGCTGCTCGCCGGCCTCGGCATCAGCATCCTCATCACCCTCGCGGCCGTGCTCATCGGGTCGCCGCTGGGCGTCGCCGTGTACCTGCTGCGCGCCTCCCGTCTCCCCGTGCTCCGCGCGATCGGCGCCGCGTACGTCGAGGTGATCCGGAACACGCCGCTGCTGCTGCAGCTGTACCTGATCTACTTCGCCCTGCCGTCGGTCGGCGTCAACTTCGATCCGATCACCGCGGGCATCCTCGCCCTCAGCGTCAACAACTCCGCGTACCTCGCGGAGATCTACCGCGCCGGCTTCGAGGCGATCCCGCGGGGGCAGATCGAGGCGGCGGACGCCCTGGGCCTCTCGCGACGCACGACGTTCTTCCACGTGCGTCTCGTGCCCGCCCTGCGCAACGTCCTGCCGTCGCTGACGAACCAGGTGATCCTGCTGTTCCTCGCGTCCTCCATCGCCTCCATCGTCGCGGTGCCCGAGCTCATGCACGTGATGATGGGCATCACGACGAGCACCTTCCGCACGATCGAGACGTTCGTCGTCGGCGGCCTGCTCTATTTCCTCGTCGCGTTCCTCATCGCGGGGGCGTCCCGTCTCCTGGAGACGCGCGGGATCCGCTGGAAGGTGGCCTGA
- a CDS encoding mandelate racemase/muconate lactonizing enzyme family protein, with translation MRITRIDTCGLRGATPEGGWSHELQPDDIVHTLVAVHTDEGIVGVGSAFTSEALVRGAIDLLSPHLIGENPQEVERLTETLHQTAFWMGRGGSLTHATSAIDIALWDIAGQAASQPVGRLLGGRHRDRVRPYASVLMDEAGPMTENLEALVATGFSAFKIGWWKFGRVDAATDEATVAAARAAVGDRLLAVDAGGSEAFFPGDRAWAKRTARMLADYDVAWFEEALAPDDIDGFAELRATSPVRISGGEVLTRRQSFQPYLDRHAFDIVQPDTTKGGGLSESRRIGWAAQDRGIRLIPHGWNTGIGLAADLQLASALSATDLVEYKTGSAYVDDLIHGGWTLDAEGFLDIPATPGLGVTLDEDTLGRYGTRPGFATATP, from the coding sequence ATGCGCATCACCCGAATCGACACGTGCGGACTGCGAGGTGCGACACCCGAGGGCGGATGGTCGCACGAGCTGCAGCCCGACGACATCGTGCACACCCTCGTGGCGGTCCACACCGACGAGGGCATCGTCGGCGTCGGCAGCGCCTTCACCTCGGAGGCCCTGGTGCGCGGCGCCATCGACCTGCTCTCCCCGCACCTCATCGGCGAGAACCCGCAGGAGGTCGAGCGCCTGACCGAGACGCTGCACCAGACCGCCTTCTGGATGGGACGCGGCGGATCCCTCACCCACGCGACGAGCGCGATCGACATCGCCCTGTGGGACATCGCAGGCCAGGCGGCCTCCCAGCCCGTCGGACGACTCCTCGGCGGGCGCCACCGCGACCGCGTCCGCCCGTACGCGTCGGTGCTCATGGACGAGGCCGGCCCGATGACCGAGAACCTCGAGGCGCTGGTCGCGACCGGCTTCTCCGCCTTCAAGATCGGCTGGTGGAAGTTCGGCCGCGTGGACGCGGCGACCGACGAGGCCACCGTCGCCGCCGCGCGGGCCGCGGTCGGCGATCGGCTGCTCGCCGTCGACGCCGGCGGATCCGAGGCCTTCTTCCCGGGCGACAGGGCCTGGGCGAAGCGGACCGCCCGGATGCTCGCCGACTACGACGTCGCCTGGTTCGAGGAGGCCCTCGCCCCGGACGACATCGACGGCTTCGCGGAGCTCCGCGCGACGTCCCCCGTCCGCATCTCGGGCGGAGAGGTGCTCACCCGCCGCCAGAGCTTCCAGCCCTACCTCGACCGGCACGCCTTCGACATCGTGCAGCCCGACACGACGAAGGGCGGAGGACTGAGCGAGTCCCGCCGGATCGGGTGGGCGGCGCAGGACCGCGGCATCCGGCTCATCCCGCACGGCTGGAACACCGGCATCGGGCTCGCCGCCGACCTGCAGCTGGCCTCCGCCCTCTCGGCCACCGACCTCGTCGAGTACAAGACGGGCTCGGCCTACGTCGACGATCTCATCCACGGCGGCTGGACACTGGACGCCGAGGGCTTCCTCGACATCCCCGCGACGCCCGGGCTCGGAGTGACCCTCGACGAGGACACCCTCGGCCGCTACGGCACCCGCCCCGGCTTCGCCACCGCGACGCCCTGA
- a CDS encoding amino acid ABC transporter permease translates to MFTSFDLPDLLLILQGAFVTLQICLLAVLLGGVVGILSGILAASPFAPLRWISAIWVGAIRGVPVLLIIFFVYFALPLMSPGSNVPDYWAAVIALTIFASAYISEIVRGSIQALPRGQFEAAQALGLSWPQQLRFVVMPQAARIMVPPGIGFLVVLIKDSSLVAVIGLIELTRAGNIVASQTGQPILAYLVVGAVYFVICFALSVAGRRYERRLTIHARPPRVEDALTPSRGDSK, encoded by the coding sequence ATGTTCACGTCGTTCGATCTGCCCGATCTCCTCCTCATCCTGCAGGGCGCGTTCGTGACGCTGCAGATCTGCCTCCTGGCGGTGCTCCTCGGCGGGGTGGTCGGCATCCTCTCCGGCATCCTCGCGGCCAGCCCGTTCGCCCCGCTGCGCTGGATCAGCGCGATCTGGGTGGGGGCGATCCGCGGGGTCCCCGTGCTGCTCATCATCTTCTTCGTATACTTCGCCCTGCCACTGATGTCGCCGGGCAGCAACGTGCCGGACTACTGGGCGGCCGTGATCGCCCTCACGATCTTCGCTTCGGCGTACATCAGCGAGATCGTCCGCGGCAGCATCCAGGCCCTCCCGCGCGGACAGTTCGAGGCGGCGCAGGCACTGGGGCTCTCCTGGCCGCAGCAGCTCCGCTTCGTGGTGATGCCGCAGGCGGCTCGCATCATGGTGCCGCCGGGCATCGGCTTCCTCGTCGTGCTCATCAAGGACAGCTCGCTGGTGGCCGTCATCGGCCTGATCGAGCTCACCCGGGCGGGCAACATCGTCGCCTCGCAGACCGGCCAGCCGATCCTCGCCTACCTCGTGGTGGGGGCGGTCTACTTCGTCATCTGCTTCGCCCTCTCCGTCGCCGGCCGCCGCTACGAACGCCGACTCACCATCCACGCGCGCCCGCCCCGGGTGGAGGACGCGCTCACCCCCTCCCGAGGAGACTCGAAATGA
- a CDS encoding ABC transporter ATP-binding protein, with protein MTPASPLLSARAVTRVFESPGGETATVLADIDLDLADGDHLALTGPSGSGKSTLLACLTGLDHPTSGTVRIAGTDLATLGDAALARLRRETLGFVFQRTDLLEELTVTDNILLPALRRRGRVPAETRAHVARTVERLGIGHLGARAPHELSGGQRQRVGICRALVNRPAILVADEPTGALHREAADDVLDLFDELNAEGTTILVVTHDPAVAARAGRRRHLVDGRFVDVPRPDGQAEDPPGESADTSAVMRQTGGAPSASVRVVVRNP; from the coding sequence ATGACGCCCGCCTCTCCCCTGCTCTCCGCGCGCGCGGTCACCCGCGTCTTCGAATCGCCCGGCGGGGAGACCGCCACGGTCCTCGCGGACATCGACCTCGATCTGGCCGATGGCGACCACCTCGCCCTCACCGGTCCCAGCGGTTCGGGGAAGTCCACGCTGCTGGCCTGCCTGACGGGCCTGGACCATCCGACGTCCGGCACCGTGCGGATCGCCGGGACCGACCTCGCCACCCTCGGTGACGCCGCCCTCGCGCGCCTGCGCCGCGAGACGCTCGGCTTCGTGTTCCAGCGCACCGACCTCCTGGAGGAGCTGACGGTCACCGACAACATCCTCCTGCCCGCCCTCCGGCGGCGGGGCCGGGTGCCGGCGGAGACGCGCGCGCACGTCGCCCGCACGGTGGAGCGGCTGGGGATCGGACACCTCGGGGCCAGAGCGCCGCACGAGCTCTCCGGCGGTCAGCGGCAGCGCGTCGGCATCTGTCGCGCGCTGGTCAACCGGCCCGCGATCCTCGTCGCCGATGAACCCACCGGGGCGCTGCACCGCGAGGCGGCGGACGACGTGCTCGATCTGTTCGACGAGCTGAACGCGGAGGGCACGACCATCCTCGTCGTCACGCACGACCCCGCGGTCGCGGCCCGGGCGGGCCGCCGGCGGCATCTCGTGGACGGCCGGTTCGTCGACGTGCCGCGCCCCGACGGTCAGGCGGAGGACCCGCCGGGGGAGTCCGCGGACACGAGCGCCGTCATGCGCCAGACCGGAGGTGCGCCGTCGGCATCGGTGCGGGTGGTCGTCCGGAACCCGTGA
- a CDS encoding transporter substrate-binding domain-containing protein, which produces MKLTRILTGLAVAATTALALTACTSSGSAGAGAQESTLTKVLEKKTLVVGVFADAPPYGVMKSSGEYEGFDIDAAQALAASLGAEIEYVSTTNANRIPLLETGKVDIVIAALTNLDERAQKVAMSRPYAAEGQVVLVPAGSDISSYDDLDGRSVAATRGSVPATILEKRFPEADASLFEAVADSIQALRSGKVDALMESNSVVQGILADSGDEFVVVDAPQLSPSVVSMGLKQGDQLWLNYVDNFIRNYNISDAANDSYNEWLGTDVPELIK; this is translated from the coding sequence ATGAAGTTGACGCGCATCCTCACCGGCCTCGCCGTGGCCGCGACGACCGCCCTCGCCCTCACCGCGTGCACCTCGAGCGGCAGCGCGGGAGCAGGCGCCCAGGAGAGCACCCTCACGAAAGTCCTCGAGAAGAAGACGCTCGTCGTCGGCGTGTTCGCGGACGCCCCGCCCTACGGGGTCATGAAGAGCTCGGGGGAGTACGAGGGCTTCGACATCGACGCCGCGCAGGCGCTCGCCGCCTCCCTGGGGGCGGAGATCGAGTACGTGTCCACCACGAACGCGAACCGCATCCCGCTGCTGGAGACCGGCAAGGTCGACATCGTCATCGCCGCCCTCACCAACCTCGACGAGCGTGCGCAGAAGGTGGCCATGTCCCGTCCCTACGCGGCGGAGGGTCAGGTCGTCCTGGTGCCGGCGGGGAGCGACATCTCCTCGTACGACGACCTCGACGGCCGCAGCGTCGCCGCGACCCGCGGCAGCGTGCCCGCCACCATCCTCGAGAAGCGCTTCCCGGAGGCCGACGCGAGCCTGTTCGAGGCGGTCGCCGACTCCATCCAGGCCCTGCGCAGCGGCAAGGTCGACGCCCTGATGGAGAGCAACTCCGTCGTCCAGGGGATCCTCGCCGACTCCGGCGACGAGTTCGTCGTCGTCGACGCGCCGCAGCTGAGCCCGTCCGTGGTCTCGATGGGGCTGAAGCAGGGCGACCAGCTGTGGCTGAACTACGTCGACAACTTCATCCGCAACTACAACATCAGCGACGCCGCGAACGACTCGTACAACGAGTGGCTCGGCACCGACGTCCCCGAGCTCATCAAGTAG
- a CDS encoding sugar kinase, whose amino-acid sequence MTLPPLHVVTVGEAMGVVTNDRPGPLDSARAHTLSFGGAESNVAIGLARLGARASWVSLLGDDPLGDLIARELRAEGVAVHAPRRSDRPTGIMHKHRRTTGMTTVSFWRAGSAASRLAPADVPDALLATADVVHLTGILAGLGPDSLACAQDTARRARAAGARVSFDVNHRTALWRGRDARAAYRDLAAAADVLFAGEEEAAILVGAGTPGELAERLRALGPREVVIKRGAAGAFADDGRDRLDLPAVTVDAVDTVGAGDAFVAGYLSLRPEEATLAERVQRAVAAGAFACLSSGDWEGAPTAAELARLGEAEGVRR is encoded by the coding sequence GTGACCCTCCCGCCGCTCCACGTCGTCACGGTCGGCGAGGCGATGGGCGTGGTCACGAACGACCGACCCGGCCCCCTCGACTCCGCGCGGGCGCACACGCTGAGCTTCGGGGGCGCGGAGAGCAACGTCGCGATCGGGCTGGCGCGCCTGGGGGCGCGCGCGAGCTGGGTCAGCCTGCTGGGCGACGATCCGCTCGGCGATCTCATCGCGCGGGAGCTGCGGGCGGAGGGCGTGGCGGTCCACGCACCCCGCCGCAGCGATCGGCCGACGGGGATCATGCACAAGCACCGACGGACCACGGGGATGACCACGGTCAGCTTCTGGCGGGCGGGGAGCGCCGCCTCCCGGCTTGCGCCGGCGGACGTCCCCGACGCGCTCCTGGCCACCGCGGACGTCGTCCACCTCACCGGGATCCTCGCCGGGCTCGGCCCCGACTCCCTCGCCTGCGCGCAGGACACGGCGCGCCGGGCCCGGGCGGCGGGGGCCCGCGTGTCGTTCGACGTCAACCATCGCACCGCGCTCTGGCGCGGCCGGGACGCGCGCGCCGCCTACCGCGACCTCGCCGCGGCCGCCGACGTGCTGTTCGCGGGCGAGGAGGAAGCCGCCATCCTGGTCGGCGCGGGGACGCCGGGCGAGCTGGCGGAGAGGCTGCGCGCCCTCGGTCCGCGGGAGGTCGTCATCAAGCGCGGCGCGGCCGGGGCCTTCGCGGACGACGGCCGCGACCGCCTCGACCTGCCGGCCGTGACGGTCGACGCCGTGGACACGGTGGGCGCCGGGGACGCCTTCGTGGCGGGGTACCTGAGCCTGCGGCCGGAGGAGGCGACTCTCGCGGAGCGGGTGCAGCGGGCGGTGGCGGCGGGGGCCTTCGCGTGCCTGTCGTCCGGCGACTGGGAGGGCGCGCCGACGGCGGCCGAGCTCGCGCGGCTCGGCGAGGCGGAGGGTGTGCGGCGCTGA